One region of Monomorium pharaonis isolate MP-MQ-018 chromosome 11, ASM1337386v2, whole genome shotgun sequence genomic DNA includes:
- the LOC105839552 gene encoding 40S ribosomal protein S15Aa: MVRMNVLSDALKSINNAEKRGKRQVLLRPCSKVIVKFLTVMMKHGYIGEFEIVDDHRSGKVVVNLTGRLNKCGVISPRFDVPINDIEKWTNNLLPSRQFGYVVLTTSGGIMDHEEARRKHLGGKILGFFF; encoded by the exons ATGGTGCGTATGAACGTTCTCAGCGACGCCCTCAAGTCGATCAACAATGCCGAGAAGCGCGGTAAACGGCAGGTGTTGTTGAGACCCTGTTCCAAGGTGATCGTCAAGTTCCTGACTGTCATGATGAAGCATG GGTATATTGGAGAATTCGAAATTGTGGATGATCATCGCAGTGGGAAAGTTGTAGTAAACCTTACCGGAAGGTTAAACAAATGTGGTGTTATCTCGCCCAGATTTGACGTACCTATCAACGACATTGAGAAGTGGACTAACAATCTCTTGCCTTCTCGACAATTTGG GTATGTTGTGTTGACAACTAGCGGAGGAATCATGGATCACGAGGAAGCAAGGAGGAAACATCTTGGAGGAAAAATACTGGGATTTTTCTTCTAA